One segment of Purpureocillium takamizusanense chromosome 7, complete sequence DNA contains the following:
- a CDS encoding uncharacterized protein (COG:S~EggNog:ENOG503P028~TransMembrane:12 (i140-164o176-196i208-228o234-256i268-285o297-316i375-395o415-435i456-475o481-504i516-537o549-569i)): protein MGVPEEKDSEGVPARAASVASAADDSDNSSTVTESHKATKALEKTAKSAEAHAEAGSSGRLDVDIEAQREDITLEKVETHKSNTSRKTGHSKLSRLSKNKTKEKLPPPTIPLMDLDKGIVGWESQHDPDMPLNFTPGRKWLATGLLGAVTFMTPFASSILAPAISSLEKDFHETSITKGAMPVSIFLLGYAVGPLFLSPLSEIYGRNIVLVTSSAWFCAWLIGCALAPSLDTLIFFRFLTGVGGSACQTIGGAIIADMFPVSDRGRAMTIWMLGPMFGPSCAPVIGGFVSETIGWRWVNWLAFIPATITVALMTFFGRETNHRVLIAQKTMRLQKELNRPELRSCYVDPDGPVLSKGRILLNGLIRPIKMLFRSVIIFSVSLYISFAYGCLYLLFNTIPIVFQGSYHWSIGITGLVYLTLLIGYAVGLTCFSMLSDKTVVRMTAANGGVYEPEMRLPDCIWFALILPITFFWYGWSADKAVHWIVPVIGIVPFGIGIVGVWLPIQAYIVDCYPHYAASGLAAFSVLRSTVAAFLPLAGPQMYKSLGVGWGTSLLGFIAVALIPIPALIYKYGKWMRTRFPLTV from the exons ATGGGCGTGCCGGAAGAGAAGGACTCAGAAGGTGTGCCAGCGAGAGCTGCAAGCGTCGCCAGCGCTGCCGATGACTCCGATAATTCCTCGACCGTAACAGAGAGCCACAAGGCAACTAAGGCCTTGGAAAAGACTGCCAAGTCTGCAGAGGCCCATGCCGAGGCAGGAAGCTCCGGGCGACTGGATGTCGACATTGAAGCTCAACGG GAAGACATAACGTTGGAAAAGGTCGAGACTCACAAGTCAAACACCAGCCGGAAGACAGGGCATAGTAAGCTCAGCCGTCTCTCCAAGAACAAGACGAAGGAGAAGCTCCCTCCCCCTACCATCCCGTTGATGGACCTGGAcaagggcatcgtcggctGGGAGAGCCAGCACGATCCTGATATGCCCCTCAACTTTACGCCTGGCCGAAAGTGGCTCGCCACCGGCCTGCTCGGTGCCGTCACGTTCATGACACCCTTTGCCTCCTCGATCTTGGCCCCAGCTATCTCGTCGCTGGAAAAGGATTTTCATGAGACCAGCATCACCAAGGGCGCCATGCCCGTGAGCATTTTCCTTCTCGGCTACGCCGTCGGGCCTCTCTTTTTATCTCCGCTCTCGGAGATTTACGGCCGGaacatcgtcctcgtcacgtCCAGTGCGTGGTTCTGCGCTTGGCTGATTGGGTGTGCGCTCGCGCCGTCGTTGGATACCCTCATCTTCTTCCGTTTCCTGACTGGCGTGGGGGGCTCGGCTTGCCAGACCATCGGCGGCGCTATCATCGCCGACATGTTTCCAGTCAGTGATCGCGGCCGAGCCATGACAATCTGGATGCTGGGGCCGATGTTTGGCCCCTCGTGCGCCCCGGTCATTGGCGGTTTTGTTTCCGAGACGATAGGCTGGCGCTGGGTCAACTGGCTCGCGTTCATCCCAGCGACCATTACCGTCGCTCTCATGACGTTTTTCGGCCGCGAGACCAACCACCGGGTCCTGATTGCCCAGAAGACCATGCGCCTTCAGAAGGAGCTGAACCGACCAGAGCTTCGGAGCTGCTACGTCGACCCTGACGGTCCAGTGTTGAGCAAGGGACGGATTCTGCTCAACGGACTGATCCGACCCATAAAGATGCTGTTCCGCTCTGTCATCATTTTCAGCGTGTCGCTTTACATTTCGTTCGCGTACGGCTGCCTGTACCTGCTCTTCAACACCATCCCCATCGTCTTCCAGGGCAGCTACCATTGGTCCATTGGCATCACGGGTCTCGTCTACTTGACCCTGCTGATCGGCTACGCCGTCGGCCTGACATGCTTCTCGATGCTATCCGACAAGACGGTCGTCCgcatgacggcggccaacggcggcgtgTACGAGCCGGAAATGCGTCTTCCCGACTGCATCTGGTTCGCGCTCATCCTGCCCATCACCTTCTTCTGGTATGGCTGGagcgccgacaaggccgtccACTGGATCGTGcccgtcatcggcatcgtgccctttggcatcggcatcgtgggcgtATGGCTCCCCATCCAGGCGTACATCGTCGACTGCTACCCCCACtacgccgccagcggcctggccgccttctccgtcCTGCGATCCACCGTTGCCGCCTTCCTCCCGCTCGCCGGGCCGCAGATGTATAAGAGCCTGGGCGTGGGCTGGGGCACCTCGCTGCTTGGCTTCATTGCCGTGGCCCTGATCCCGATTCCGGCGTTGATTTACAAGTACGGGAAGTGGATGAGGACCCGGTTCCCGTTGACGGTGTAG